One Lagenorhynchus albirostris chromosome 7, mLagAlb1.1, whole genome shotgun sequence genomic window, AAGGCATTATCATAAAGgtcagaggggagagaagggatatAATCAGGAAGGGGGCCACATAGGAGACTTTTGAGGTATTGgcaatattctatttcttgaacTCAATAGTGGTTACATGGATATTTACAATAATTCGTTAAGCTATACAATTATGTATTTTCACTTTTCTATGTGTGTTATATCCCTaataaaaaaggttttaaatgtttcttacaagTCTGAATAAAGCattctaataataaaattttttaaatttatttttggccacactgcacggcatgtgggatcttagtttcccgaccagggatcagacccatgcccccggcagtggaagcacagagtcttaaccactggaccactagggaagtcccaaatattgttttgattttttaaattttaattgtaatttttttggccatgctgcacgcttgagggatctcagttcaccgacgagggattgaacccgggccctcagcagtgaaagggcggagtcctaaccactggagtgccaaggaattcccaataAGCGTTCTAACTTACAGTTGATATATTTACTTTTGCTCAAAGATATAACACTGTTCTTTTGAAAGTAAacgtgggggacttccctggtggtgcagtggttaagaattcacctgccaatgcaggggacataggttcgagcccgggtccggaaagatcccacatgccacggagcaactaagcccgtgtgccacaactacagagcttgCACTggagagcccgcgagccacaactattgagcccatgagccgcaactactgaagcccgcgtgcctggagcccgccccgcaacaagagaagccaccgcaatgagaagcccgcgcacagtgacgaaaacccaatgcagccaaaaataaataaattatataataaatttttaaaaaaatttttttaaaaagtaagtaaatgtGGAACTTTTTATGTCATCCTTTAAATGCTACCAAATATGCAAATAGACCCAGGAGAATGGGAGTGCTTTCTTAATACTGAGAATAGTGAAAATGCAGAGAGGACATGCCTGGTAGTGGATATTTTctaacatactttttaaaatcttaaatattcTAAGATAGATGGCTAGGTAGGAAGGCATAGAGACTTGTCATGATTCTGTGGCctgaatgaaataatacatagaGACTTGTCATGATTCTGTggactgaatgaaataatgaactACAACTGTCATGTTTCTGAGCCAGGCTATCTTTGTTTTGACTTCACAGAACTCTTCCTCAAGAGTAATACTTTCTCTCCTAACAGTTGAGCACAGAAGAGGCAAGGTTATTAAACAACTGTAATCAAAAATAAGCCCCTGAAAAGATACCCAGCATCATTAGACATCAGggcaatacaaatcaaaaccacaatgagatgttacTTTCtcccactaggatgactatatttgggaagacagataataaaaagtgctggtgagggcttccctggtggcacagtggttgagagtccgcctgccgatgcaggggacacgggttcgtgccccagtccgggaagatcccacatgccgcagaacggctgggcctgtgagccatggccgctgagcctgtgcgtccggagcctgtgctccacaacgggagaggccacaacagtgagaggcccacgtaccgcaaaaaaaaaaaaaaaaaaaatcactaaaaaattAGAACCCTAATACATTGTaggcgggaatgtaaaatgatgcagctcctctgggaaacagtctggcagttcctcaaatggttaaacatagagttaaaaTTTGATCTAAAAATTCTATTCCCatgtatatacccaagagaaatgaaaacatatgtgaaTACAAaaccttgtacacaaatgttcatagagCACTATTCTtatagccaagaagtggaaacaacccaaatgtccatcaactaactGATAAACGGATACATAAAATGTGGTATAACctcacaatggaatagtattcagctgtaagaaggaatgaagtactggcaCATGccacgacatggatgaaccttgaaaaccttATGCGAAGTGAGAGCTAGAAAAAAGGTCgtattttatatgaaatgtctagaataggctaatccatagagacagaaagtagcttagtggttgccaggggctgggaaaatGAGGGGGTTGGAGTGTTACAGGTAAGgggtacaaggtttctttttggagcaatgaaaatgttctaaaattgattgtggcaatgattgtacaactctgtgaatatataaaagccattgaattctacactttaaatgggtgaattgtagtatgtgaattacacctcaataaagcttttaaaaatatgtcatcgTACCATTGTGctatttaacatttctgaaaaaccCAACTTGGACCAAAATACCCCAGTTTCTAACACCAGATTTCACACCTTAGCAGAAACACTGTCTAGAAAAGccagaaaaatacaataaacccTTCTTTGGATATTGGTGTCTTGATGAAAGGAGTCTTTGCCGACACTTCACTGACACCAGTTTATACCCTTATGTGGCATCCGGGGAAGTGCATCCTGGGAAGATTTGGGATGGTTAAagtttgctctgtgtgtgtgtatgtaaaatgTTTGACAGATAATTTTGAAAGGGAAGATGGGAAAAGGGAGCTAGAATGAAATCTCCACCACAGGTGTATTCTCAGATCAATTTTAGGAAAAAGTTGAGGATCTGGAAACTGATTCCCTTAAAACTATGAATGTCTGAATTTCCCTTGGAAAGACTTCATGTACCCCAGTTTGAAGACCTGGATTGCAGTACAAAAGTCATGTCTTTCAAGACCATAATCTCTGCTATGAATTGCTAAAGTTCCCCTAGCAACAAAAGAATTGGACTCTGATTCCTACATTCAGCTGTGTCAGCCTCCTCAAGGTGATAAACCCGGATGCTTCAGCCTCATGGTCTAATTTTAacgtgggaaggaggaaggaaaggccaCATTGGTTAATATATCAAATTATAATCCCACTATGCTAAACATCTCCCATTTTAGCAAGTACTCTAGTGATTCTGCTGCAGATGGGAGTGCCCAATACTGTCCAGTActgcaaggaaaagaaagaatgctGAGAAAAAGACAGAGGACAGTGTCATCAGGAGACAGTTTGGTGGCATGGTGGGAACAGAAGCCAGACTGAGTGGGTTAGAGATTGGTCTGGAGCCAGAGAGCAGAAGCAACATTTAGGAAGCTCAGCTGAGGAGAGATATGCACAGATAGCAAGAGGCGGACCTCAGAACTGAGGAGGGTTTGTTTTCAGAGAAGGAGAACCTTGATAGGAGAACCTTTATGGGATGAAGAGAAGACATCAGGAAGGGGATGTGGAGAGAGATGGGCACTGGGGAGCCTGAAAAGTTGTTAGGTCACAGAAtggagagacagggaggggggcttccctggtggcgtagtggtataagaatccgcctgtcagtgcaggggacatgggttcgagccctggtctgggaagatcccacatgccacggagcaactaagcccgtgcgccacaactactgagcccgtccacaactactgagcccatgagccacaactactgaagctcgcgtgcctagagcccgtgctccgcaacaagagaagccaccgcaatgagaagcccgcgcaccacaacaagagtagtccctgctcactgcaactagagaaagcccgcgcgcagcaacgaagacccaacgcagccaaaaataaataaacaaaaattaaaataaataaatttatttttaaaaaaagagagacagggaggggtCAGCTTTGAATCATGGAAGGACACCTCTTCCTCTGAGGTgcagaaaagaagcagaagctCTGGGGGATAACGGATTGTTTATGGTGCTAGGTAACTTGACCTCTATTTCTTTGGAGTTCTGGTGGCAGAACGAGAGGTAAGTggctgagaagaaagagaaaggaagggccGGGCCCCAGGACACCAGAGAAGGTTGGAGAATCAGCACTAGGGAATGGCATCTGGTGTCATAAGAGGTGACTCTGAGGTCAGCCAAGCCTGCTGGGGTGCTGACGGGGCAGCTGGGCTTAGCTGCGTGGGTCTCTAAGACCCTGTTCTTCCAGCTGGGGGATGCAATGAAGTGAGCAGAGGCGGGGGCTGCCCAGGATTGGAGAAGTGAGAAACGTGGGAGAAGTTCCAGGGGAGAGCGTGTCAGCTGTGACGTCCAAGGTCCTGGCCTGCAAGGAGGAAAGTAAGACTTGGGCAGAGGGGTAGGCTTTGAAGAGGGAGGCCACCTGTCAGCGAAGCCAGGAAGATGCTTCGAGGCAGGTGGAGTAGGACTGAGTGGGAAAAGGCAGGGGATGGAGCAGATTTGAACCATGAGGATATGTAAAGTATCCTGCACTGTATAATACAGTCGCCACTAGCTTTGTGGGGCTATATGTATGTAGTGAGTCCAAAATGAGCCATGCTGTAAGTGTAATACACACTGGCACAGGGACCTGCACAGAGAGGCCTCagtggctggtgtgtgtgtgtgtgtgtgtgtgtgtgtgtgtgtgtgtgtgtgtgtgtgaactgaTGAGTGGACAAGTAAATTCatgaatgaacgagtgaatgGGTGAATGAGGATTATATATAGTGTTCGAGGACATCCATCGTTGAGTCAGTTTCTTCTAAATTGTTGAGGATTATACGCAAGTACACGAATGAAAGGTAAGAGGGAGTTAGAATTGAGGAGAGCTCACTAAGACTTTGAGGTAGGGAGTCTCAAAGAACATTGTATGGAACCTAACTTAATATAAAGACCCAAGAACCTAGACCCTTGCCTcactcctctcttttttctttttaaaaagtactcccACAGCACTTTAATATATGCCAGGGACTGTCCTAGGCATTTTGCACATCACATCACCCTGTTAGGTAGGCGCTCTTATTgtcccccttttacagataagggaactaaggcacagagatgtCAATAGCTTTCCCAGGATTACCCAGTAAGTGATGGAACTGGTATTTGAACCAGGCCATCTGTCCCCAGTGTCCAGACCCCTAACTGCTACACCATCCTGTCTCTCATCCCGTCACCTTATTGCCAATCTTCTCTCCAACAGAGATgcagtttcctttttctctcgcATTACTCACCTCTCTTCCACCCCCAGCTCCTCAGAACTTGTATTCCTGGAGTAAGTTCCCAATGAACCTTGTTTACTGGAAACAATTGTAAGTAAACCCCCAACTTTCCCACAAATGAGACACAAACACACCATAGCTGCGTGGCCAAACACAACAGCCAAGTaaccctgcctcccctcccatccCAACCCCACTCCCTTTGCCCGCATCCCTGAGCCTGGCTCACActgccttccctctccccagtccgGGAGGCTCCTCTCCCAGACCTGAGATTGGCCCTCCCCTGCCTTCCTAGGCAGACTCAAGGGAAATGAGTGTTGGAGGAGTCTGAGGCTTCACAACTCTAAGTAAATGCTTTAACTGTCAGTCTAGCAGATGCCCGCAAGGTGACTACAGGGGTATAGAATAGGGGGCCTTCCAGACATCACCTTGGCCAGTGCCTGGGAGATGCCTCAATCTCACCCACCAGGGATTCCCTTCCAGTCTCTGCTTGGATCTCTCCAGTGACGGAGTAGCCCTGAATTTCCACCTACTGGGAGCCACTACCCAGGAGATGCCTTGATCCCACACATCAGGGACTCTTCCAGCCTCAGCTTGGATCCCTCCAGTGACAGAGTGGCCGTGAATTTCCCCCCACTGGGGGTAGCTGTAGCCCAGCATCTCCACCTTTAGGGCCAAACAAAGACTAAGAAGGAACCAACAGGccatcttcttctctttctcGCTCTCATTAAATTGTGAATAATAATGCATTTACTTATTCTCCCACTTAAAAAGCCATTTAAATCCTTTGAAGAATCTTGCAAGGTAGCTTGGCTAGACAGCAGGCAGGACAGTCCAGGGCCTCTGGTGGGGGGGCCAGGGTCTTCCACTCACCTGCGTTTTGGTCCAGCATGTAGGCGTTTGGACTGATGGTGTAGTCCTTTGTCTGGACATCACTGGCTGTGGTGACACCTCCACATACAAACACCTTGTTGTCTCCAATGGAGCATATAGCATGGGACACATCCAAGGGGCAGTTGTTGGGCAAGAGAGGCACTAAGGTAGTTGTCTTGTTGGCCTTTATCTTCTGCAGGTTGATTTCCACACTCTGCCGGTGGCTGTACACACAGAGGATGTTGTCCTGATGAAAAGAGAGCAGGGGCCGGTGGTTGAACTCAATGGGGAAGGTGATACACTGGACCACGTCCCCAGAGTTGGTGTCAAAGCAGTCCACCACCCCGACCCGGGAGATGTAGCCCTTAACCAAGCACCGCCCAGTGACAATGTACAGGTTCCGGTCACCCTTGGTGATCACGGCTGTGCCGTCCATAGGGATGCTCATCTTCCCTGCCAGGTACCAGGCCTCCTTGCGCTCATCATAGCGATAGATGTTAGAGACATACCTCCTTGGGGCAATGCTCCCACCCACTGAGTACACTGTCCCCCCGCAGGTCACCATGGTGTGGAAGACAAGCCCAATTGGCAGGTCGGGCAACTTGGTCCAGGAGTTGTCATCCATGTCATACCGCCAAGCCGTCTTCAGCCCTGAAATCTGCTCAGTGGTACCACCAGAGATGTAGATGTAGCGACCAGCAGAGGTGGCACTAAGTGCTGCTGCCCGATAGGGCATTTCTGAGAGCTTCAACCACAGGTTCTCCTGAATGATATAAGCAAACACTCCATCGTTGAACTTGCCGTGGGCCTTTTGGCCACCTAGGATGACCACCGAATCAAGCAGGGCCCCTTTCCGCTGGTAGCTCAGCAGGCTGGTTGGCCTCTCCTGCCTGCGGTCCACAAGGACACTCTCAATCAGGGTTGCGTGGGCTGAGCTGTCCTCCATGCCCGTCAGCTTGTTGCTGGCAGACATCAGCGTCTTGTTGGAGACAGCATTAAGATTGATGTAATTGAAGAACTTCTTGAAATACTTCTCCCGCTCATCCTTCCGGAAGTATACCCAATTGATGAGTGCATTGAGAGCCTGGTCCTCATTGAGCACATGCAAGTTTTCATCTCGGAGCAGGCGGCTGAAGATGACAGGTGGACAGCGCATGAACTGCATGGAGGCCTCAGGACTGGCCCAGTAGTGGAAGTTGTCGCGAATGCCAGAGTAGGCCAAGTCTGATATCTCTTTGAGCTCAAAAAACTCAGCCAAGAAGAGGTAGCGCAAGCAGTTGGCACGGCGGATGGACTTAATCAGGAAGTCACTGCAGTGAATTCGAAGGCGTGGTGTGTTGAAATACTGGGCCCCACGAAGCAGCTCCTCCACATTCTTCTCTGAGATTACCACCCTTCCGCTGTAGAAGTAGTCCAGGAGCTGGTCCACCGTGGTCGGACTCAGGTAGTTGGGGTCAATGGTGATAAAGAGCTCATCAGTGGTCTTCATGTTGTGGTTGGAGATGAGACTCTTCACCAGTGGAGAGACCGCGGCCAGCACGTTGCGATGTGCAAAGAAGACATGGTGGTCCACAGTCAGGGCCATGTCCCAGTACTCTTTGCGCTTTCTCTGTTTGTTCAGGTTCTGAAGCACGAAGCTGTTGTAGTTTTTCTCGGTGAACTCCAATTTCATGGCGCCTCTTGCTGGCTGAGGCAGAAGATCTGCAGCAGGTACTGGAAAACAGACTTTCTCAGGCCTTTGGGATTCAGACTGATGGTTGTTTGCAGAGCAGTTGATCAgggaggagtgggggtgggagagaggatgATGTCACAGAGTGGATGAGGTCATCACAATGCAGGGCCCCCAGAGGCCTTTCTCAGAGGCACAGGGCTTTTCTCCCCTCTGATGGCCCTGAGCTGCCAAGGCCAGATGCCCTGCGAGGGCCTAGTGTCAGGGCCGAGAACTCAGGAGGAAACTCAGAGATGGGTCACAACTCCCACCTGGGACCTTCAACCTCAGTTCAGGGCTGCTTCCGGAATGTCAGAGCCAGTTTGGGCAGGGATGGTGTGGAGAGGGTTAGgaaggccgggggtggggggaaggaaaggGATTATTAGATCATCTAGAAGAATGTACATTGCATTGTAcaggagggaaactgaggcccagagaagagaagggacttgcccaagatcacatagccagTTGGAAGCAGAGCAGGGCCTGGAACCCAGGCCTTCTGTAATGTAGGATTTTTCCCACCCTTCCAGGATGCTCAGCTTTCCTCTGTCTCTGATTCTCAAGCCCCAAAGCACATTCCTCTGCCAAGGCTCCTggatatcagagaagaaaagctcTGTCCTTTGGCTTCTGACCTTTGTGGTTACAGATACCATTCTTTATAAAatagagggagaggcagaggccaCTCTCAGGAGCAGGGACACAGGAGTAAGCTGCATACTGGGGGGGGCCTTCAAAGCCCTGATTATTTCAGTTCCACCGAAAACTGAGACATTCTCTCCACATTTCCAAGTCTCTAGCTTGTAAAATATTGGGGGTTGTGATGGGTCTGCTCTCTCCATCAAGTGTGGACTTCTCTCTAAACCtccgtttcctcctctgtgagatgggaataataatagtacccgcTTCAAAGActaataagagggcttccctggtggcgcagtggttgagggtccgtctgccagtgcaggggacacgggttcgagccctggtccggaccgggaggatcccacatgccgcggagcaccgaagcccgtgcgccacaactattgagcctgagcACCCTAGAtcccgtgctgcgcaacaagagaagccaccgcgataagaagcccgcgcaccgcaacaaaaagtagcctcccccccccccccccgctcaccacaactagagaaagcccgcgcacagcaacgaaaacccaacgcagccaaaaataaataagttaattaattaaaaaaaaagattaatacgagtttacaagagaaaaggacTATAAGTGTTAAGCACAGTGTTTGCCTCGTAACAAACCTTCAATAGTTGCTAGCCGCCATTACTTTAATATTACACCAGTTCGCCAAACTCCGGCGTCCCTGGCTGGCTGCTCCCTTCGAAAACCCGTGTGGTGGTTCCCAGTTTGCAGTGGTTGGGAAGTCTGCAATCCCCATCCCCTCCGGCCGGGCTCCATGCGCTCCCTCGGCCACGCGGTGGCGCTAGAGGGTCATCTCCCGCCTGGGAGCGGcgcaccgccccccaccccctcctccctgtaGCCGGGCCTCCTACAATCAACACAAAAGACAACTGTGCCCATTTTCCAGAAGGGGGCATTGAGCCCCAGACTGCGGGCGCAGGGCCGGGCGGCCAGAGAGGAGCCATCCAGACTGGGCGTTCCCCTCGGCGCCCCGCGGGGTGGGGTGCTCGCGGGCTCGGCCAGCTCTCACGTCCACTGCACTCCCCGCCTCCGAGCGGGCGTGGGTCCCTCGGGGTTCCCGAGGCGCGGCTGTACCCAGGAGGGGATAAGGACCAGTCGGAGCCTCCCACGGAGGAGGGCCGGCTCCTGCGGGCCCCACCCGGACCAGCCTTTGGGGGTCCCCAGGAAGGGGCTCAACACGCAGACCCTGGCGGCCTTGGCGTGGTCGTGCAGCGAGGACCTGGCCTCGGGCCGCGTCCTTGATCTCCTCCAACCTGGGCCCTGAGCCCCAGTCCTGACCCTCAGGCCGTCCTTAGCGTCCCTGCTAGGAAAACTGCCATTGCAGCCTGGGGAATGTGAGCCTGCCAGGTCTTTCCCTCCCTCGTGTAGTCAAGTTCTCATTATCATTCACTGTCTCCCCCTCATCCTTTCATTCCAGACCTGGCTTTTTCTTAATtcgaaaattattttaaagtacctACCTTTTAATGCTGAATTTGTTCACCTTGATGTCTTCAGGGTTAGAGGCACTCAGTCTCTGGAGATATGTGTCTGCACAGGACTAAGACTTTCTGTTTTCCCCAAAGGAACAAAGCTTGGCTTTCAGCCCCTCCACGGACTAGCTGTGTGGCTGAGGTGAGTTCCACCTGGTCCGTTCTCTCCCTGTGAGGATAATTGAGCTCTAATTGCTTCTCCTGCTCTGATCTCTGGAGAGGGGTGGCGAGAGGCAGCGGTGACTCAGGCGGAGGAGGATGAGGTCTCTTGGTGCTGCTGTCAGGCACTTGTCACTCCCATTGGCTTCCAGGCCTGCCCACCCAGGCTCAGGCCCTGGTGCTTCACCACTCCTTTGCCCGCACACCCACTTTGGTGGAGGAGGTGGCCATGcccctctgtttttgtttcaggtCCCAGAACACCATGGAGGGAAGGTCTTTCATCAGATGCTTCCTTCCAGTTAAGAAAGCTGGGCTTATGGGCTGTCATGGAGACCTGAGAGCATCCAGTAGACTTAACTCCATGTGCCAGACCTTGTACAGATGGACAAACTGGGGACCAGAGGGGGGAAGGGGCTCGTCCAACTCAGTTCGCAGAGCTAGGGCTGGGAGCCAGGGTTCCcagctccttcctctgccctctggCTGCAAAGGAGAGCCGGCAATCTGGCTTGTCTTCTCCTCCTGTTGAACTTGTGGGAGTTGCCATCTTTAAGAAATCCATTAAAGAAGTTAGATTTGTGCCCACCCGCTCAGCCAGCTTTGTTGTCTGGCTTGTCTTCAGCCTGGAAATCTCCCCTGGTCAGCTTGTTCCTTACTCCAGCCAACTGAGGAAACAGACTCCAGCCTAAAGAGGCTGGCAGCCTGCCAGTGTCCACCACCTcgttatgtatgtgtgtattgggTAGAGTGTGTCCCTAGGAGCCCCAGGAAATTCAATGACTGGTCATTGAGTTTGTGTTGTTCGTGGTAGCTGCCTAGGTGTGGCCAGAATAAGACCTCATCTCAAGGCCCTCAGCTGGCTCTCTTTACTCCATCCATCCTCAGCTTCCTGCCCAGCTCAGCATTTTCTGTTCACGGAAACTCCCTAAGGGAGGGGACTCTAATATTCTAATCTTCTGGGGACCATCAGCTGATATATCAACTTGTTGGGAAGCCCTGAAGAAAATGAAGGGTATGTTTTAAAGATACAGATTTGGCCTGGAACTAGAAAGGTCAAGAAGAGTCTTTCCTTATTTCCACCTGTTTTATACCTCTGACAACTGGCTTTCTCACTTCTATATATTTCCAACTCATAACAGGGCTTGCACATAGCTTTGGCTTGCCGTGGCCTTAATTCAAACTCGTGGCATCCGTATTTTTTCAGTTCCACTGGTAAATTCACTCCATATTTCTTGGCTCAAATTCCCAGTCCAAGGCCAGCCTAGGGATTGGCTGCCCTTGGATCACATGTCCACTCTAGACCAGTCAGCTGTGTGATGGTAGGTCACGTGATTCAAAACATAGCCACCTAAGGAGCACGGTCTACAGGGGAGAGGTTGGAAGTATTCAGAATCTTGAGTTACCTAAGATGGGAACTCAGAGTTATGGATTACCTTAGTCACTGATACAGAATCGGGCATGAATCACATGGGAGTAAGATAttacacaaacaaaaaagattttaTCAATATCCCTGGGTGAAATGAAGGGCACAGAATGAGCCTGTGTTCACAGTGCCACAGAGACCTTCAAAGACTGGCCTGCACAGACTCCCAGCCCTGCCTATCTCACCACCTGGAGATGCCACAGTTTCAGGGACACACAGCTTGGCACCTGGGTTGGTCCCTCCCACATGGACCACGTGAAGTCATTATCCAAGAGGACTT contains:
- the CCIN gene encoding calicin, with protein sequence MKLEFTEKNYNSFVLQNLNKQRKRKEYWDMALTVDHHVFFAHRNVLAAVSPLVKSLISNHNMKTTDELFITIDPNYLSPTTVDQLLDYFYSGRVVISEKNVEELLRGAQYFNTPRLRIHCSDFLIKSIRRANCLRYLFLAEFFELKEISDLAYSGIRDNFHYWASPEASMQFMRCPPVIFSRLLRDENLHVLNEDQALNALINWVYFRKDEREKYFKKFFNYINLNAVSNKTLMSASNKLTGMEDSSAHATLIESVLVDRRQERPTSLLSYQRKGALLDSVVILGGQKAHGKFNDGVFAYIIQENLWLKLSEMPYRAAALSATSAGRYIYISGGTTEQISGLKTAWRYDMDDNSWTKLPDLPIGLVFHTMVTCGGTVYSVGGSIAPRRYVSNIYRYDERKEAWYLAGKMSIPMDGTAVITKGDRNLYIVTGRCLVKGYISRVGVVDCFDTNSGDVVQCITFPIEFNHRPLLSFHQDNILCVYSHRQSVEINLQKIKANKTTTLVPLLPNNCPLDVSHAICSIGDNKVFVCGGVTTASDVQTKDYTISPNAYMLDQNAGEWKTLAPPPEALDCPACCLAKLPCKILQRI